From a single Brassica napus cultivar Da-Ae chromosome C9, Da-Ae, whole genome shotgun sequence genomic region:
- the LOC125592334 gene encoding probable protein S-acyltransferase 3 has product MQRERMSKKKSSQVHCISSHDHILMMTSTSKHIPEIRLYKAWKGNNRFFCGGRLIFGPDVNSLFLTSFLIGAPALTFCIRMLVWIQKDDPIFNYTVLTSAFILTLLVFTFLFLTSARDPGIIPRNKTSLNLEDGSNSSLTQSMEWVNNKTPHLKIPRTKDVFVNGYTIKVKFCETCLLYRPPRASHCSICNNCVQRFDHHCPWVGQCIAHRNYPFFICFISTSTLLCIYIFAFSWINLIRQPGRLWSTMSHDIISVILIIYSFVSIWFVGGLTIFHVYLMSTNQTTYENFRSRYDKKENPYKRGLLKNVKEVLFAKIPPSQLDLRAMVPEEDDGSEYESEYSSSIRYDNEKGGKLPKRVSPEKLNLDNIDISNEYETAKDDASSELDPSFFSSQLDLPK; this is encoded by the exons ATGCAGAGGGAGAGAATGAGCAAGAAGAAGAGTAGTCAGGTTCATTGTATTTCCTCTCATGATCATATTCTCATGATGACTTCAACTTCAAAACACATTCCTGAGATCAGATTGTACAAAGCCTGGAAGGGTAACAAc AGATTTTTCTGTGGTGGGAGACTAATCTTTGGTCCTGATGTTAACTCTCTCTTCCTAACCTCTTTCTTGATTGGAGCCCCTGCCCTTACATTCTGCATAAGGATGCTCGTGTGGATTCAAAAAGACGATCCTATCTTCAACTACACCGTTCTGACTTCAGCATTTATCCTCACCCTCTTG GTGTTTACGTTTCTATTCTTGACATCAGCTAGAGATCCAGGAATCATCCCAAGAAATAAAACATCATTAAATCTTGAAGATGGCTCAAATAGTTCCTTGACACAGTCTATGGAATGGGTCAACAACAAAACTCCTCATCTCAAGATTCCTAGAACAAAAGACGTTTTCGTTAACGGCTACACTATCAAAGTCAAGTTCTGTGAGACTTGTTTGCTCTACCGTCCACCACGTGCATCACACTGCTCCATATGTAACAACTGTGTCCAACGCTTTGATCACCATTGTCCATGGGTTGGACAATGCATTGCCCAT AGAAACTACCCGTTCTTCATCTGCTTCATCTCAACGTCAACGTTGTTATGCATATACATCTTTGCGTTCTCATGGATCAATCTAATCCGACAGCCTGGGAGATTGTGGAGTACAATGTCTCATGACATAATCTCTGTCATTCTCATCATCTATTCATTCGTTTCTATCTGGTTCGTTGGTGGCCTTACCATTTTCCACGTCTATCTTATGTCTACAAATCAG ACAACTTATGAGAATTTTCGGTCCCGTTATGATAAGAAAGAAAACCCTTACAAGAGAGGGTTGCTGAAGAACGTTAAAGAAGTGTTGTTCGCCAAGATCCCACCTTCTCAACTAGATCTCAGAGCAATGGTCCCAGAAGAAGATGACGGATCTGAGTATGAGTCAGAGTATAGCTCTTCCATCAGATATGATAATGAAAAGGGAGGCAAACTCCCTAAAAGGGTGAGCCCGGAGAAGCTTAACTTAGATAATATTGACATTAGCAATGAATACGAGACAGCTAAAGATGATGCTTCTTCTGAGCTTGATCCTTCTTTCTTCTCATCTCAACTAGACTTGCCTAAGTAA